The DNA window GATGAAAATTTTATCCGCACTGCCCCGCTCTACGACCTTAGTATCCCCGCAGACAATGGCTACACCGGCCTGACGGGATGTCACGGCAATGCTCATGACAATTCTTTCGAGATCGTCGATCGGAAATCCTTCTTCCAGGATCACTGCCAGGGAAAGGTAGCGGGGCTGAGCCCCCGCTACGGCCAAGTCATTGATGGTGCCGCAAACAGCTAACTTACCAATATCTCCCCCCCGAAAAAAAATCGGTGAAACCACAAATGAATCCGTGGTTATAGCCAGTTTTTCACTTCCGGGCAGGCAGGTGGCATCATTCATCTGATTAAGGAAATCATTGCTCAGATGTCTTTGAAAAATCTCCTGAACCAATTGATGGCTTAAACGTCCCCCGCTGCCATGAGCCATAATAATTCGCTCCATTTATATCCCACTCCTTTGCGCATACCGGTAATAAGCTGCACAAGACCCTTCTGAGGAAACCATGCAAGGCCCTACAGGAGACAAGGGGGTACACTTACGGGCAAATAATGGACACTCGGGTGGAGTAATCTGCCCCTTAAGAACGTTCCCACAGCGGCAGCCGGGGATTTCCACAGTCTCAAACTCCGGGAGCGCAAATTTTTTCGCCGCATCCCAATCCGCATATTCCTTACGCAGTCCCAGCCCTCCCAGAGGAATGATACCGAGTCCCCGAAATGCTGCATCAACCGGTTCAAAGATCTTATGGATCAGAGCCTGAGCTACCCGATTGCCTTCCGGTTTCACTATCTTATCATACTGTATTTCTATCTCCGCGCGACCTTGGTCTCTTTGCCGGAGGAGCATGACCAACCCCTCCAGAATATCCAGAGCTTCAAAACCAGTAACCACTCCAGGCATGCCATAGTCCTCAGCCATGAAGGCCAAGGCTTCGCTGCCAATAATAGCGCAGGCATGACCGGGATCCAGGAACCCATCCACTTCTGTCTCCGGATCCTCTGCTAAGGCACGCAGCACAGGGGGCACAAGCTTATGCATAGATAAAATACTGTAATTCCTGATATCTTCCTTTTGAGCCTGTTCAATGCTTACACACACCGTGGGAACCGTGGTCTCAAAGCCCACGCCGAGAAAGACCACTTCTTTGCCAGGGTTCTTCCGGGCCAGGTCCAAGGCGTCCAGTGTAGAGTAGACAATGCGGATATCCGCACCTTCGCCACGCAGCATCTGCAGACTCTTTTGCGAGCCGGGCACCCGAATCATATCGCCAAAGGTTGCGGTAATGACATGAGGCTGAGCCGCCAGATAGAGAAACTGATCAATATCGCTGCTGTCTGTAACACATACAGGACACCCCGGCCCGGAGACCAAGCGAATCTGAGCCGGCAGCAAATCCCGCAAGGCATTCTTGGCAATGGCCACAGTATGGGTTCCACATACTTCCATAACCGTATAGGGGACTGCGGCCAATTCCCTAATTTCTTTTAGATAGCCTGCCGCCACTTCTTTGACAGATTGCTTTGAATTATAATTATTCACGTGCATTCGCTTCCTCTATCAGTAATTCTTCTGTCTCTTTAG is part of the Desulfitobacterium chlororespirans DSM 11544 genome and encodes:
- the hypD gene encoding hydrogenase formation protein HypD, which gives rise to MHVNNYNSKQSVKEVAAGYLKEIRELAAVPYTVMEVCGTHTVAIAKNALRDLLPAQIRLVSGPGCPVCVTDSSDIDQFLYLAAQPHVITATFGDMIRVPGSQKSLQMLRGEGADIRIVYSTLDALDLARKNPGKEVVFLGVGFETTVPTVCVSIEQAQKEDIRNYSILSMHKLVPPVLRALAEDPETEVDGFLDPGHACAIIGSEALAFMAEDYGMPGVVTGFEALDILEGLVMLLRQRDQGRAEIEIQYDKIVKPEGNRVAQALIHKIFEPVDAAFRGLGIIPLGGLGLRKEYADWDAAKKFALPEFETVEIPGCRCGNVLKGQITPPECPLFARKCTPLSPVGPCMVSSEGSCAAYYRYAQRSGI